In Porites lutea chromosome 1, jaPorLute2.1, whole genome shotgun sequence, a single genomic region encodes these proteins:
- the LOC140929855 gene encoding uncharacterized protein, producing the protein MSQMRSYLSFCVYYGYQPLPAAALTLNRYAAFLARSLSASSIPAYLNAIRILHLEHGLSDPTKNNFQLASTLRGIKRVKGLTVSQKKPITPQILLAFKSHLHLDSPLHATFWAVCLVAFFGLLRKANLLCKGSTKFDSSKHLRRGDILFFNDWAIIINRWSKTIQFSQRILTVPLPRIAPHPLCPYTALRHAFGLVPAPLSGPAFIIPASTEGGLTPLTYGKFDCLLKLVAAKTNLDSSQVSGHSFRSGGATLAFQAQIPAELIKRLGDWQSDAYRSYIHIPVKDRMLAVKRLASFV; encoded by the coding sequence ATGAGTCAAATGCGTTCATACCTCTCCTTTTGTGTATACTACGGCTACCAACCTCTCCCAGCAGCAGCATTAACCCTTAATCGCTATGCAGCTTTTCTAGCAAGGTCACTCTCAGCATCCTCCATCCCAGCCTATTTAAATGCGATTCGCATTCTACACCTTGAACATGGTCTGTCTGACCCaaccaaaaacaattttcaattggCATCTACACTTCGAGGAATCAAGCGTGTAAAAGGTTTAACAGTGTCCCAAAAGAAGCCGATTACACCCCAGATCCTATTAGCCTTCAAGAGTCATTTACATTTGGACAGCCCTTTACATGCAACCTTCTGGGCAGTTTGCCTCGTAGCGTTCTTTGGCCTCCTTCGTAAGGCGAATTTGCTATGCAAAGGATCAACAAAGTTTGACTCATCCAAACACCTGCGTCGAGGAGATATCCTCTTCTTCAATGACTGGGCCATCATTATCAATCGATGGTCGAAGACCATCCAATTTAGTCAGCGCATTTTAACTGTTCCGTTACCTCGCATTGCTCCACATCCACTCTGCCCTTACACCGCTCTCAGACATGCCTTTGGCTTGGTACCAGCACCTTTATCGGGCCCAGCCTTTATCATCCCAGCATCCACGGAGGGGGGCCTGACTCCTCTGACTTATGGAAAGTTTGACTGCCTTCTAAAACTAGTCGCAGCCAAGACGAACTTGGACTCGTCTCAAGTTAGTGGACATAGTTTTCGCTCGGGCGGGGCCACTCTGGCTTTTCAAGCTCAAATCCCTGCAGAACTGATTAAGCGTTTAGGAGACTGGCAGTCAGATGCTTATAGGTCTTATATCCACATCCCAGTTAAAGACAGAATGCTAGCAGTTAAGCGTCTCGCTtcgtttgtttag
- the LOC140951016 gene encoding uncharacterized protein produces the protein MEDGKQEHSISEEGDMAQSKPKQRGVGCNPFKRRDEKYSSEKYEVPLVGFEPEAAKQRPSFVYEDPALESSEVVTPISPHALKLFEAIREDEMELVEAELSTLTDKREIDKLGGRWFALIHVAARYNFSRIVTTLLDHGANINVGTGDYRWTPLHLAARFNGLSTVVDVLLPRGADPSLRGKNGNTPLHLAARGGHEEIVKVLLDQPSVEVDAKDNSGKTALHFACSEGHRKVCQILLNFGADIKANSADKTTPLHSAIFNGHSEVAMMILKRATDRDVDTNEKELVGTCDLQDTTVLHMAAWNNDFKTAELCLEKGADVDYLKCGSVTALHIAATKGNLEVADLLISRGADVNKKDGNSKTPLHRAAMFNQLNLIEFLVEKEVKINARDSEGRSPLLNAVAAGHVDCARVLLKIGADLSAADLHMKTCLHIAVENEHLEMLSMLLESRAGVSCLNRGDLKDRVPLHYAAKTRDIKILELVLSKQKRLGFNDESNKTPLHLAAEKASSKHVEALAKRMSEVNARDDLGRTPLHSAARKGQRKSCLVLLSMGAEVDSRDNKFRTPLMWASQGNHTKCADVLLDSKASADLQDSGGDTALHVACGQGHPAIVTLLLDHGASSTLRNKQGLACLEVAAKAGSCDAAIAIAKHERWKELEQYQTSNGKTAISLLVENFPEAAEVVLNQCVRCSDHLNPADPDYAVTYDFKHLDPGPDADMSSGRFSTVQVMIKHKRERLLLHPLTLKFNERKWQSLGRYVFLFDLVTYLLLMVLFTEFVVHQRRGQTFKPPERVPPKRNGTRGVLIKPKPSDIYNKDDAFTETIPFVILIFSLLHICKELLQIYIQRWNYFKDLSNYLDWTLYITTALFMVPYVTNPADLDDWFGGMQDPRVLWNIGVLAIFVCYTNMMLFLRRYRLFGTYISMYIEVTKTVFQVMVVFIFLVLGFALAFYVLFKEQIGFHTVHHSLLRVLVMMIGELDFGSTFISTIGQRSEKNDNPLNPFPRLGYFFLFLCLFFLTIALMNLLVGLAVGDTETMKKYATIKRLGMQLEYQFEIEEAYPKYIIRKVYERVYVEKPNKLPRVNRIIDWVHARFAEAAPEPVEEGQTSEFAELKEEMLKNKKRIKSMMAMLEAQNKLLKNLAAVVDPKFKAREDVDGVGGATRASLEGGIESKMPK, from the exons ATGGAGGACGGTAAACAGGAACATAGCATTTCAGAGGAGGGTGATATGGCACAAAGCAAGCCAAAACAGCGAGGAGTCGGCTGCAATCCTTTTAAAAGAAGAGATGAAAAATATTCCAGTGAAAAATACGAGGTACCTTTGGTAGGTTTCGAACCCGAAGCCGCGAAGCAACGACCCTCGTTTGTTTATGAAGATCCAGCTCTAGAGAGTAGTGAGGTTGTAACCCCTATATCACCTCATGCTTTAAAGTTGTTTGAAGCTATCCGAGAAGATGAAATGGAACTGGTCGAAGCGGAGCTTTCTACCCTAACAGATAAGCGCGAAATCGATAAATTAGGCGGACGTTGGTTTGCCCTAATCCATGTCGCTGCTCGGTATAATTTCAGCAGAATAGTGACAACACTACTAGATCATGGAGCGAATATCAACGTGGGGACGGGTGACTATCGATGGACACCTCTTCATCTAGCAGCCAG ATTCAATGGTCTCTCCACTGTTGTCGATGTTCTTCTGCCACGAGGCGCTGATCCCTCCCTGAGAGGGAAAAATGGGAACACCCCACTTCACTTGGCGGCGCGTGGAGGACATGAAGAGATCGTTAAAGTTCTTTTGGATCAACCTTCCGTTGAGGTTGACGCTAAAGATAATTCTGGAAAAACTGCTCTTCATTTTGCCTGCAGCGAAGGTCACAGAAAGGTTTGTCAAATCTTGTTGAACTTCGGAGCGGACATAAAAGCGAATTCAGCGGACAAGACAACTCCGCTTCACAGTGCCATTTTCAATGGACATTCAGAGGTTGCGATGATGATTTTGAAGCGAG CTACCGACAGAGATGTAGATACTAACGAGAAAGAACTTGTGGGAACTTGTGACTTACAGGACACCACAGTCTTACACATGGCCGCATGGAATAATGACTTCAAGACTGCTGAGTTATGCCTTGAGAAAGGCGCTGATGTCGACTATCTTAAGTGTGGCTCGGTCACTGCCCTTCACATAGCGGCAACGAAAGGAAATCTTGAGGTGGCGGACTTACTTATTTCAAGAGGTGCTGATGTGAACAAGAAAGACGGGAACTCCAAAACACCTCTCCACAG GGCCGCTATGTTTAACCAGTTAAACCTTATTGAATTTCTTGTGGAAAAGGAGGTAAAAATTAATGCTCGTGACAGTGAAGGACGTTCTCCTTTGTTGAATGCTGTTGCTGCTGGGCACGTGGACTGCGCCCGAGTTCTTCTCAAAATTGGAGCTGATTTGAGCGCAGCGGACTTGCATATGAAAACCTGTCTTCATATTGCTGTAGAGAACGAGCACTTAGAGATGCTATCAATGCTTTTGGAAAGTCGTGCGGGGGTTAGCTGTTTAAACAGAGGAGATTTGAAGGATAGAGTTCCTCTGCACTACGCAGCGAAGACGAGAGACATCAAG ATTTTAGAGCTCGTCTTATCCAAGCAGAAGCGCTTGGGCTTCAACGATGAGAGTAACAAGACACCGCTTCACCTTGCAGCAGAAAAGGCCTCATCCAAACACGTTGAAGCTCTGGCAAAGCGCATGTCTGAAGTAAATGCGCGAGACGATCTTGGCCGAACACCATTGCACAGCGCTGCAAGGAAAGGGCAGAG GAAATCCTGTCTGGTACTTCTTAGCATGGGAGCTGAGGTCGACAGCAGGGATAACAAGTTTCGAACACCTCTGATGTGGGCTTCTCAGGGAAACCACACAAAATGTGCCGATGTTCTTCTTGACTCCAAAGCTTCTGCTGACCTACAGGATAGCGGTGGTGATACTGCTTTGCATGTAGCTTGTGGTCAGGGTCATCCAGCTATTGTGACTTTACTGTTGGACCATGGTGCATCCTCAACATTGAGAAATAAGCAAGGTCTTGCTTGTTTGGAAGTTGCCGCGAAAGCAGGATCGTGTGATGCCGCCATTGCGATTGCCAAACACGAAAG GTGGAAGGAACTTGAGCAATATCAAACATCAAACGGTAAAACTGCAATCTCACTTCTGGTTGAAAACTTCCCTGAAGCAGCTGAAGTTGTTCTTAATCAGTGCGTACGTTGCTCGGACCATCTCAACCCAGCCGACCCAGACTACGCTGTAACTTATGACTTCAAGCACCTAGATCCTGGTCCAGATGCTGACATGTCGAGTGGAAGGTTTTCTACAGTTCAGGTGATGATAAAGCACAAGCGTGAACGACTTCTTCTACATCCTCTTACGCTGAAATTTAATGAACGAAAGTGGCAGAGTTTAGGAAGATATGTCTTCTTGTTCGACCTTGTCACTTATCTCTTGCTTATGGTGCTCTTTACTGAATTCGTTGTCCATCAAAGGAGAGGCCAAACCTTCAAACCCCCGGAGCGTGTGCCACCAAAGCGCAATGGCACTCGAGGAGTTCTCATCAAGCCAAAACCCTCAGATATTTACAATAAAGACGACGCCTTCACAGAGACTATTCCGTTTGTGATCTTGATTTTCTCCCTGCTGCACATATGCAAAGAACTGTTGCAAATCTACATTCAGCGTTGGAACTACTTCAAGGACCTTTCTAATTACCTGGACTGGACCCTTTATATCACTACAGCATTGTTTATGGTCCCCTATGTCACAAATCCAGCCGACCTCGACGATTGGTTTGGCGGTATGCAGGATCCCCGAGTACTTTGGAATATTGGAGTTCTTGCAATCTTCGTGTGCTACACCAACATGATGCTGTTTCTCAGAAGATATCGCTTGTTTGGCACTTACATCTCAATGTATATAGAAGTGACGAAGACTGTATTCCAAGTTATGGTTGTGTTTATTTTTCTGGTTCTGGGATTTGCATTGGCTTTTTACGTCCTCTTTAAAGAACAG ATTGGATTCCATACAGTGCATCATTCCCTGCTCCGCGTGCTCGTGATGATGATTGGTGAACTGGACTTTGGATCAACCTTCATAAGCACCATTGGCCAAAGGAGTGAAAAGAACGACAATCCGTTGAATCCATTCCCTCGACTTGGAtatttcttcctctttttgTGCTTGTTTTTCCTTACTATCGCTTTGATGAACCTTTTG GTTGGTCTGGCAGTGGGAGACACCGAGACAATGAAGAAATATGCCACGATTAAGAGACTTGGGATGCAACTAGAATACCAGTTTGAAATAGAGGAGGCGTATCCCAAATACATCATCCGAAAGGTTTACGAAAGGGTTTATGTAGAGAAGCCCAACAAGCTGCCTAGAGTCAACAG AATAATAGATTGGGTGCATGCAAGGTTTGCTGAAGCAGCTCCAGAACCGGTCGAAGAGGGTCAAACATCTGAATTTGCTGAACTAAAAGAAGAGatgttaaaaaacaagaagaggATCAAATCTATGATGGCCATGTTGGAGGCCCAAAACAAGCTACTCAAGAACCTTGCAGCTGTCGTCGACCCCAAATTTAAGGCTCGGGAAGATGTTGACGGTGTGGGTGGTGCAACGCGGGCATCGCTTGAAGGCGGCATAGAAAGTAAAATGCCAAAGTAA